One segment of Eschrichtius robustus isolate mEscRob2 chromosome 3, mEscRob2.pri, whole genome shotgun sequence DNA contains the following:
- the FAM229A gene encoding protein FAM229A: MQPSPSTPGPRRAADTCQAPPGPERPHAARAQAAASSLGPASASGRAPRGPDMSAQEAPQGRRFPIEAGDSPGFAAPRESQDSSERVATEHNPVRPLRRCPGCHCLTLLHVPIDVYLALGGSPRVRAT; encoded by the exons ATGCAGCCCTCCCCCTCGACGCCCGGGCCCCGACGCGCCGCAGACACCTGCCAGGCTCCGCCTGGACCGGAGCGTCCTCACGCGGCCAGGGCTCAGGCAGCTGCTTCCAGCCTGGGACCGGCCTCGGCCTCCGGCAG AGCGCCCCGGGGCCCGGACATGAGTGCCCAGGAGGCCCCGCAGGGTCGGAGATTCCCCATTGAGGCCGGAGACTCCCCTGGCTTTGCCGCCCCCCGCGAGTCCCAGGACAGCTCGGAGCGGGTAGCTACGGAGCACAACCCGGTCAG GCCGCTTCGACGCTGCCCCGGCTGCCACTGCCTGACGCTGCTGCACGTGCCCATCGACGTCTACCTGGCCTTGGGCGGGAGCCCCCGGGTCCGCGCCACCTGA
- the TSSK3 gene encoding testis-specific serine/threonine-protein kinase 3, producing the protein MEDFLLYNGYQLGKTIGEGTYSKVKEAVSKKHQRKVAIKIIDKMGGPEEFIQRFLPRELQIVRTLDHKNIIRVYETLESADGKIYLVMELAEGGDVFDCVLNGGPLPESRAKALFRQMVEAIRYCHGCGVAHRDLKCENALLQGFNLKLTDFGFAKVLPKSCRELSQTFCGSTAYAAPEVLQGIPHDSKKGDVWSMGVVLYVMLCASLPFDDTDIPKMLWQQQKRVSFPTHLGISAECQDLLRRLLESDMLLRPSIEEVSWHPWLAST; encoded by the exons ATGGAGGACTTTCTGCTCTACAACGGGTACCAGCTGGGCAAGACCATTGGGGAAGGGACCTACTCAAAAGTCAAAGAAGCAGTTTCCAAAAAACACCAAAGAAAAGTGGCGATTAAAATTATAGACAAGATGGGAGGGCCAGAAG AGTTTATCCAGAGATTCCTGCCTCGGGAGCTCCAGATTGTCCGCACCCTGGACCACAAGAACATCATCCGAGTGTACGAGACGCTGGAGTCTGCCGACGGGAAAATCTACCTGGTGATGGAGCTGGCTGAAGGAGGGGATGTCTTTGACTGTGTGCTGAATGGGGGGCCACTGCCCGAGAGCCGGGCCAAGGCCCTCTTCCGTCAGATGGTCGAGGCCATCCGCTACTGCCATGGCTGTGGTGTGGCTCACCGGGACCTCAAGTGCGAGAACGCTTTGTTGCAGGGCTTCAACCTGAAGCTGACAGACTTTGGCTTCGCCAAGGTGTTGCCCAAATCATGCCGGGAGCTGAGCCAGACCTTCTGCGGCAGCACAGCCTATGCCGCCCCAGAGGTGCTTCAGGGTATTCCCCACGATAGCAAGAAGGGTGACGTCTGGAGCATGGGCGTGGTCCTGTACGTCATGCTGTGTGCCAGCCTACCTTTTGATGACACAGACATCCCCAAGATGCTGTGGCAGCAGCAGAAGAGGGTGTCCTTCCCCACTCATCTGGGCATCTCGGCCGAATGCCAGGACTTGCTCAGGCGGCTCCTGGAATCAGACATGCTCCTCCGGCCTTCAATCGAAGAAGTTAGTTGGCATCCATGGCTAGCAAGCACTTGA